A portion of the Calothrix sp. 336/3 genome contains these proteins:
- a CDS encoding peptidase domain-containing ABC transporter — protein MTAHNSTVIDFLTGIPPFNRFDSVLIERIASKLQPLRYRMGQAIVSQESLPARVVIIYEGQARLLVNSPGTNSPDTLQILKPGEILGWVSLIRGVSCETAIASCETLCLTLSAEEFWELLKNEPVVGEFFDNCCTLIEVFNLLGAELERQGENLEQLQEFAMTAVKSAKVQNLPRGKTKLSQLDQNLLWLVSSDGSNFDVGTCLNSVMTDNNSYIEASKNIRLIGLNYSSLPLFLSPAIPSSLPLVSIWDNAPYAPEKPEIIPAYSQNTIKYPFISGRGNVDATLACLQMICEHLQVPSRRDVLRRTLVNSIERNGGASLQLCGALAELTGLSSQLVKIPTVAISKLPTPALIPWEDSYAILYQATEKELILGIPEQGIRRKKTKDFAETWGEEAQVLLLQATKETPKHRFGLHWFVPALKKHYFALIEVFLASLFVQVLGLANPVITQLIIDKVLVHKGGNTLSVLGVLLIAIAITEAVVTWLRTNLFVDTTNRIDLALGSEVIDHLLRLPLRYFERRPVGELASRINELENIRSFLTGKALTVVLDAIFSFIYVGVMLFYSWTLTLVALSTVPLFALLTFIFAPIIRKQTRTKAENNSETQSYLVEVVSGIQTVKAQNIELNSRYEWQRRYGRYISASFRNVLISSTASSISTFLNKLSSLLLLWVGAYLVLQDQLTLGQLIAFRIIAGYTTSPLLRLIQLWQNFQETALSLERLGDILDSPQESEITGRDNITMPEVQGKIRYENLTFRFEKSPTPQLDNVCVEISAGSFVGVVGQSGAGKSTLTKLLPRLYEPDSGRIFIDNYDISKVELYSLRRQIGMVLQDTLLFDGTVRENIALTLPDASSEEIIEAAKIACAHDFIMSLPQGYNSRVGQRGSGLSGGQRQRIAIARTILQNPPLLILDEATSALDYDTERQVCLNLARALQGKTVLFITHRLATIQNADTILMMSQGRVAEQGTHQELMALKGLYFCLYQQQKMGVNS, from the coding sequence ATGACTGCCCATAATAGTACTGTTATAGATTTTCTTACAGGTATCCCACCATTTAACAGATTTGATTCTGTCTTAATTGAACGTATTGCTAGTAAGCTTCAACCTTTACGCTATCGTATGGGTCAAGCAATTGTGTCCCAAGAGTCCCTTCCTGCAAGAGTTGTAATTATTTACGAAGGACAAGCAAGATTACTTGTCAATTCTCCTGGTACAAATAGTCCAGATACTTTACAAATATTAAAACCGGGGGAAATTCTGGGATGGGTAAGTCTAATTCGTGGTGTTAGTTGTGAAACCGCGATCGCATCCTGTGAGACGCTATGTTTAACCCTTTCTGCTGAGGAGTTTTGGGAACTTCTGAAGAATGAACCTGTGGTTGGGGAGTTTTTTGATAATTGTTGCACGCTAATAGAAGTATTTAACTTGTTGGGAGCAGAACTGGAACGACAGGGTGAAAATTTAGAGCAACTTCAAGAATTTGCAATGACTGCGGTTAAATCTGCAAAGGTTCAGAACTTACCGAGAGGTAAAACTAAACTTTCCCAACTTGACCAAAATTTGTTGTGGTTGGTGAGTAGTGATGGTTCTAACTTTGATGTGGGTACTTGTTTAAATTCGGTAATGACCGATAATAACAGTTATATTGAAGCAAGTAAAAATATTCGTTTAATTGGCTTAAATTATTCTTCTCTTCCTTTATTTTTATCTCCTGCAATTCCTTCCTCTCTTCCCCTTGTTTCTATCTGGGATAATGCACCCTATGCACCGGAAAAACCAGAGATTATTCCTGCATATTCCCAAAATACAATTAAATATCCTTTTATATCTGGTCGTGGGAATGTAGATGCAACACTTGCTTGTTTACAAATGATTTGTGAGCATTTACAAGTTCCATCTCGTCGGGATGTTTTACGTAGAACTTTAGTGAATTCTATTGAACGCAACGGTGGTGCTTCTCTACAATTATGTGGTGCATTGGCAGAATTAACTGGATTATCGTCGCAACTTGTAAAAATTCCCACAGTCGCGATTTCTAAACTACCGACACCTGCATTAATTCCCTGGGAAGATAGTTATGCAATACTGTATCAAGCGACGGAAAAAGAATTGATTTTGGGTATTCCCGAACAAGGAATCAGACGGAAAAAAACCAAAGATTTTGCCGAGACTTGGGGAGAAGAAGCACAGGTTTTACTACTGCAAGCAACTAAGGAAACACCCAAACATCGCTTCGGTTTACATTGGTTTGTACCTGCACTTAAAAAACATTATTTTGCCCTAATTGAAGTTTTTCTGGCTTCTTTATTTGTGCAAGTTTTGGGTTTGGCAAATCCTGTGATTACCCAGTTAATTATTGATAAGGTGTTAGTACATAAAGGTGGGAATACTCTCAGCGTTTTAGGGGTTTTATTAATTGCGATCGCCATTACAGAAGCTGTGGTAACTTGGCTGCGTACTAATCTATTTGTGGATACAACTAACCGGATTGATTTGGCTTTAGGTTCGGAGGTTATTGACCATTTATTACGTTTACCATTGCGATATTTTGAGCGTCGTCCTGTGGGGGAACTTGCTTCTCGTATCAATGAATTGGAGAATATCCGCTCTTTTCTAACGGGGAAAGCTTTAACGGTTGTTTTAGATGCGATTTTCTCGTTTATCTATGTTGGGGTGATGCTATTTTATAGCTGGACTCTGACGTTAGTTGCTTTATCTACAGTTCCGCTTTTTGCTTTACTCACCTTTATTTTTGCTCCCATTATCCGCAAACAAACCCGTACCAAAGCTGAGAACAATAGTGAAACTCAATCCTATTTAGTTGAGGTTGTATCTGGGATTCAAACTGTTAAAGCTCAAAATATTGAATTGAATTCCCGTTATGAGTGGCAAAGACGTTATGGACGTTATATTAGTGCAAGTTTTCGTAATGTTTTAATTTCTAGTACTGCTAGTTCTATTAGTACTTTTTTAAATAAATTGTCGAGTTTATTATTACTTTGGGTTGGTGCTTATCTGGTTCTTCAAGACCAATTAACATTAGGACAATTAATCGCGTTTCGGATTATTGCAGGTTATACTACTAGTCCTTTACTACGGTTAATTCAACTTTGGCAAAACTTTCAAGAAACTGCCCTATCTCTAGAACGTCTGGGAGATATTCTTGATAGTCCCCAGGAAAGTGAAATTACTGGACGTGATAACATTACAATGCCAGAAGTTCAAGGTAAAATTCGCTATGAAAACCTCACTTTTCGCTTTGAAAAAAGTCCCACTCCCCAACTTGATAATGTTTGTGTAGAAATTTCTGCGGGTTCATTTGTAGGAGTTGTGGGACAAAGTGGTGCTGGGAAAAGTACTTTAACAAAACTCTTGCCACGTCTTTATGAACCTGATTCAGGCAGAATTTTTATCGATAATTACGATATTAGTAAAGTTGAATTGTATTCTTTGCGTCGTCAAATTGGCATGGTGTTACAAGATACCTTGTTATTTGATGGTACCGTTCGGGAAAATATCGCTCTCACCTTACCAGATGCAAGTTCTGAAGAAATCATCGAAGCGGCAAAAATAGCTTGCGCTCACGACTTTATTATGAGTTTACCCCAAGGTTACAACTCTCGTGTTGGACAGCGAGGTTCAGGACTATCGGGAGGACAAAGACAAAGAATTGCGATCGCTCGGACTATTTTACAAAACCCCCCATTACTAATTCTTGATGAAGCGACAAGTGCATTAGACTACGATACCGAACGTCAGGTTTGTTTAAATTTAGCCAGAGCGCTACAAGGAAAGACAGTTCTGTTTATTACCCACAGACTAGCGACAATTCAAAACGCTGACACCATTTTAATGATGAGTCAGGGTAGAGTCGCAGAGCAGGGAACCCATCAAGAATTAATGGCTTTAAAAGGTCTTTATTTTTGTTTGTATCAGCAGCAAAAAATGGGTGTCAATTCATGA
- a CDS encoding peptidylprolyl isomerase, translating into MTHSIQIGNRSVNATEIIPLLIRHQMLPQLRRILIIDEAIASIEITPEEQENVIKQFFHQMTTPTARSAVMKHYGMTEEELPEVAIREFKLEKFKQLTFGSKVESTFLTQKSKFDKVIYSLIRTENAEIAQELYYRIKAGEQSFAECAKSYSAGVEAQTGGLIGPVPLSQPHPLLAQKLTSSQPGQLWQPMRLENWFIILRLEKLIPAQLDETMRNQLQNRLFETWLTQEMGKVQITVQNLQK; encoded by the coding sequence ATGACTCACTCGATTCAAATTGGTAATCGTAGCGTGAATGCTACGGAAATTATTCCTTTGTTAATCAGGCATCAAATGTTGCCGCAGTTGCGACGCATCTTAATTATTGATGAAGCGATCGCTTCTATTGAAATCACTCCAGAAGAACAAGAGAATGTAATTAAGCAGTTTTTTCATCAGATGACAACACCTACAGCACGTTCTGCGGTGATGAAGCACTACGGGATGACAGAGGAAGAATTACCAGAAGTGGCGATTCGCGAGTTCAAATTAGAGAAATTTAAACAGCTAACTTTTGGTTCCAAGGTTGAATCGACTTTTTTAACTCAAAAATCTAAATTTGATAAAGTTATTTATTCTCTGATTCGGACAGAAAATGCCGAAATAGCTCAAGAACTTTACTATCGAATTAAAGCAGGGGAACAATCCTTTGCAGAATGTGCAAAAAGTTATTCAGCAGGGGTGGAAGCACAAACAGGAGGATTAATTGGACCAGTACCTTTGAGTCAACCCCATCCATTACTTGCTCAAAAACTCACATCTTCCCAACCAGGACAATTATGGCAACCAATGCGTTTAGAAAATTGGTTTATTATTCTCCGGTTAGAAAAGTTAATCCCTGCTCAGTTAGATGAGACGATGCGAAATCAACTTCAGAATCGCCTGTTTGAAACGTGGTTAACGCAGGAAATGGGTAAGGTACAAATAACAGTCCAAAATCTACAGAAATAG
- a CDS encoding calcium-binding protein, producing MLKQEKLATNNDTNTLGGTNGDDVIFGGTTNDAIYGGNGNDVLVANQGDDIIAGNQGNDSWLEGDNGNDIIEGGVGDDKLSGGDGNDWMHGDEGDQSWGLDANGNYIYRGAIDYTGAGFVSDADSTNATNDSSETNNDYLTGGSGNDILIGGKGKDAIDGGIGDDIINGGEGDDYWLAGKEGNDTINGDAGNDVLEGGVGNDTLNGGTGNDKLIGDTGKDVLQAGLGNDYLDGGDDNDYLDGGSGDDHLKGSSGNDILIAREGNDILEGEAGNDLLVGGEGDDYWMSGGTGNDALYGESGSDVMDGGEGDDVMDGGEGNDILLAGEGNDKINGAQGADIIDGGTGEDVITGGEGDDNIHGGGDADTLWGDAGNDALYGDAGNDTVGGGDGNDYINGGDNEDILMGGTGADVIEGGSGNDTITGGEGDDYWLAGGVGDDHIDGEAGNDVIDGGDGNDILVGGNGNDVIMGGTGSDVLIGEAGDDYWMDGGEGNDFVYGGAGNDVVAGGAGNDLVTGDDGNDIVLGNEGNDTLYGGDGFDIMDGGAGDDIMDGGAGNDILNGAEGNDILNGAEGNDILDGGSGNDTLIAGTGNDTVLGGADDDALYGEEGNDILDGGSGNDTLYGGAENDILKGGAGNDILNAGMGDDTIEAGEGEDTLIAGDGKDALFGQAGDDKIYGELGNDYLNGGDGNDYLNGGEGNDQLLGNIGNDQLVGGAGNDYLLGADTTTTFGKGSVDIMTGGSGSDYFVLGDKKAFYNDGDNNSAGLQDYALITDFNAVEDKIQLVGSADNYVLGQVAGMEQGVGIFLDSNGDGQFDSKDELVAVIEGSSELSLKDSSFAYV from the coding sequence ATGCTTAAACAAGAAAAATTAGCAACCAATAACGACACCAATACTCTCGGTGGTACTAACGGAGATGATGTTATCTTTGGTGGCACAACCAATGATGCCATTTATGGTGGTAATGGCAATGATGTACTTGTAGCTAACCAAGGTGATGATATTATCGCTGGTAATCAAGGTAACGACTCTTGGTTAGAGGGTGATAATGGTAACGACATCATCGAAGGTGGTGTTGGGGACGATAAGCTCTCTGGTGGAGACGGTAATGACTGGATGCATGGTGATGAAGGCGATCAATCCTGGGGACTAGATGCTAACGGCAACTACATCTATCGTGGAGCAATTGATTATACAGGAGCAGGTTTTGTCAGTGATGCAGACTCTACAAATGCTACTAATGACAGTTCAGAAACCAATAATGATTATTTAACAGGTGGCTCTGGAAATGACATTCTGATTGGTGGTAAAGGTAAAGATGCCATTGACGGGGGTATTGGAGATGACATCATCAATGGTGGTGAAGGTGATGACTACTGGTTAGCCGGTAAGGAAGGTAACGATACTATCAATGGTGATGCTGGGAATGATGTTCTTGAAGGTGGTGTTGGCAATGATACCCTGAATGGCGGTACCGGAAACGATAAGTTGATAGGTGACACTGGAAAAGATGTCCTACAAGCCGGTTTAGGAAATGACTACCTTGATGGTGGTGATGATAATGACTATCTTGATGGTGGTAGCGGTGATGATCATCTCAAAGGTAGCAGTGGCAACGATATCTTAATTGCTAGAGAAGGTAATGACATTCTCGAAGGTGAAGCAGGTAATGATTTGCTGGTTGGTGGTGAAGGTGATGACTACTGGATGAGTGGTGGCACTGGCAATGACGCGCTTTATGGTGAAAGTGGTAGCGATGTCATGGATGGTGGTGAAGGTGATGATGTCATGGATGGTGGTGAGGGTAATGATATCCTCCTTGCTGGAGAAGGCAATGACAAAATCAACGGTGCCCAAGGTGCAGATATTATCGATGGTGGTACTGGTGAAGATGTCATAACTGGTGGAGAAGGCGATGACAACATCCACGGGGGTGGAGATGCTGATACCCTTTGGGGCGATGCTGGTAATGATGCTCTTTATGGCGATGCGGGTAATGATACCGTTGGCGGTGGTGATGGTAACGACTACATCAACGGTGGAGATAATGAAGATATCTTAATGGGTGGTACTGGTGCCGATGTCATCGAAGGTGGCAGTGGTAACGACACAATAACCGGTGGTGAAGGTGATGACTATTGGTTAGCTGGTGGTGTCGGTGATGATCACATAGATGGGGAAGCCGGAAACGATGTCATTGATGGTGGTGATGGTAACGATATTTTAGTAGGAGGTAATGGCAATGATGTGATTATGGGGGGAACTGGTAGTGATGTTCTAATTGGTGAGGCTGGTGATGATTATTGGATGGATGGCGGCGAAGGGAATGATTTTGTCTACGGTGGTGCGGGTAATGATGTTGTCGCAGGTGGTGCCGGAAATGACTTAGTAACTGGGGATGATGGCAATGACATTGTTCTCGGCAATGAAGGTAATGACACTCTCTACGGTGGCGATGGTTTTGACATCATGGATGGTGGCGCAGGTGATGACATCATGGATGGTGGCGCAGGTAACGACATCCTGAACGGTGCTGAGGGTAACGACATCCTGAACGGTGCTGAGGGTAACGATATCCTTGATGGTGGTAGTGGTAACGATACCCTGATTGCAGGAACTGGCAATGACACCGTATTAGGTGGTGCAGATGATGACGCGCTCTATGGGGAAGAAGGTAACGATATTCTTGATGGTGGCAGTGGTAACGATACCCTGTATGGTGGTGCAGAGAACGATATTCTCAAAGGTGGCGCTGGTAACGATATCCTGAATGCTGGTATGGGTGACGACACCATCGAAGCTGGGGAGGGTGAAGATACTTTAATTGCTGGTGATGGTAAAGATGCTCTCTTTGGACAAGCTGGTGATGATAAAATCTACGGCGAACTTGGCAACGATTATCTAAATGGTGGGGATGGTAATGATTACCTCAATGGTGGTGAGGGTAATGACCAGTTACTAGGCAACATAGGAAATGACCAACTTGTTGGAGGTGCTGGTAACGATTACTTGCTAGGTGCAGATACCACCACTACTTTTGGTAAGGGTAGTGTTGACATCATGACGGGTGGTAGTGGTTCTGACTACTTTGTGTTGGGTGACAAAAAAGCCTTTTACAATGATGGTGATAACAATTCAGCGGGTTTACAAGATTATGCTTTAATCACCGATTTCAATGCTGTAGAAGACAAAATTCAGTTGGTAGGAAGTGCTGACAATTATGTTTTAGGTCAGGTTGCAGGTATGGAACAAGGTGTAGGTATTTTCTTGGATAGCAATGGGGATGGTCAATTTGACTCGAAAGATGAGTTAGTAGCTGTTATTGAGGGTTCTTCTGAGTTAAGCCTCAAAGATTCTTCCTTTGCATACGTCTAA
- a CDS encoding HlyD family efflux transporter periplasmic adaptor subunit → MNIKKKHSKNDQYGNNLDIQSSRELEDINKISQPQTRTNKNQQFQFDQPVILTPSRNWSRGLLWVLMCAIAGAGIWANFAKIEEAISAQGKLEPTGNVKEVQAPVGGVVKEVLVKDGQKVKAGEKLLSLDPTTVRSQLASLQKIRASLVQEKQFYKSQTQISKSLLNRSLPGISNEILDLSKSRAALVAENELYRVQLGGTSLSQLSLEQKERLLSQQRELNARLSTEKLEIEQSKRQINQIEIRIDTIKQSLMMNQGISNNLKPLMEAGAISKIQYFKQEQEVKDLQSQIQQLSEEKERLKSAIAQTGAKLETTIATSRNELLEKIARNNKQIAEIDSQFTKAIIENSKRIAEIDNQINQVQTNIKYEEIKAPSNGTIFELKPHTPGFVVTSSEPILKVVPDDALIAKVYITNKDIGFIKEGMDVDVRIDSFPYSEFGDIKGKLIWIGSDVLPPDQIYPYYRFPAKIHLVKQAISVNGRDISLQSGMSVSVNLKLRERTVMSIFTDVFSQSWESFKSLR, encoded by the coding sequence ATGAATATTAAGAAAAAGCATTCAAAAAACGACCAATATGGCAATAATTTAGATATTCAATCATCAAGAGAACTCGAAGATATTAACAAAATATCACAACCACAAACTAGAACCAATAAAAATCAACAATTCCAATTTGATCAGCCAGTAATTTTAACCCCATCCCGTAATTGGTCACGCGGTTTACTATGGGTATTGATGTGCGCGATCGCCGGAGCCGGAATTTGGGCTAATTTTGCCAAAATTGAAGAAGCAATTTCTGCCCAGGGAAAGCTTGAACCCACAGGTAATGTGAAAGAAGTACAAGCTCCAGTGGGTGGGGTTGTGAAGGAAGTATTGGTTAAGGATGGACAAAAAGTTAAAGCAGGGGAAAAGCTCTTAAGTCTTGACCCAACTACAGTGCGATCGCAACTTGCTTCTCTACAAAAAATTCGTGCTTCTTTAGTTCAAGAAAAGCAATTTTATAAATCTCAAACCCAAATTTCCAAAAGCTTATTAAATCGCTCATTACCAGGTATCTCTAACGAAATTTTAGATTTGTCTAAAAGTCGAGCAGCATTAGTAGCAGAAAACGAATTATATCGAGTGCAATTAGGGGGAACATCATTAAGTCAACTTTCCCTAGAACAAAAGGAGCGTTTGCTATCACAACAAAGAGAATTAAATGCACGTTTAAGTACAGAAAAACTAGAGATTGAGCAATCAAAACGACAGATTAATCAAATTGAGATTCGCATTGATACCATCAAGCAATCTTTAATGATGAATCAAGGTATTTCTAATAATTTAAAGCCATTAATGGAAGCAGGAGCTATATCAAAAATTCAATATTTTAAGCAAGAACAGGAAGTCAAAGACTTGCAAAGTCAGATTCAACAATTAAGCGAAGAAAAAGAACGATTAAAATCCGCGATCGCGCAAACAGGAGCGAAGCTAGAAACAACAATTGCCACTTCACGGAATGAACTTCTAGAGAAAATTGCCCGCAACAATAAACAAATTGCTGAAATAGATTCTCAGTTCACCAAAGCAATTATTGAAAATAGTAAACGTATCGCTGAAATTGATAATCAAATTAACCAAGTACAAACTAATATTAAATACGAGGAAATTAAAGCTCCCAGTAATGGCACAATTTTTGAACTCAAACCCCACACACCAGGTTTTGTCGTCACATCTAGTGAACCGATTCTGAAAGTAGTTCCAGATGATGCATTAATCGCAAAGGTTTATATTACTAACAAAGATATTGGCTTTATCAAAGAAGGAATGGATGTTGATGTGCGTATTGACTCTTTCCCCTATAGTGAATTTGGCGATATCAAAGGTAAATTAATTTGGATTGGTTCCGATGTTTTGCCACCAGACCAAATCTACCCCTATTACAGATTCCCAGCCAAAATACATCTTGTCAAACAAGCAATTTCAGTTAACGGTCGCGATATTTCCTTACAATCAGGAATGTCTGTGAGTGTAAATCTTAAATTGAGAGAACGTACTGTAATGAGCATCTTTACAGATGTATTTAGCCAGAGTTGGGAAAGTTTTAAGTCTTTGCGATAA